A genomic stretch from Larus michahellis chromosome 7, bLarMic1.1, whole genome shotgun sequence includes:
- the ASB1 gene encoding ankyrin repeat and SOCS box protein 1 isoform X1 translates to MAAASLLAPALPERSRTALLPPGKNHLNPARRCEGQMAEGGPPGGGDPPAASGGQAGRNLKEWLREQFCDHPIEHCEDTRLHDAAYVGDLPTLKSLLQEESFQSRINEKSVWCCGWLPCTPLRIAATAGHGPCVDFLLRKGAEIDLVDVKGQTALYVAVVNGHLECAKILLEAGADPNGSRHHRSTPVYHAARVGRADILRELIRYGADVDVNHHLTSRLPSLSLRPLTTLVVCPLYISAAYHNLQCFRLLLQAGANPDFNCCGPINIQGFSRGSPVCVMDAVLRHGCEAAFVHLLIDFGANLNLVKVEALGVESTGRVKVNPEALEVFKEARGHTRSLLSLCRIAVRRILGKSRLDLIHILPIPDPIKQFLLHEHS, encoded by the exons ATGGCTGCGGCGTCGCTGCTGGCTCCCGCGCTGCCGGAGCGGAGCCGAACCGCCCTCCTCCCGCCGGGGAAAAACCACCTTAAC CCGGCCCGGCGGTGCGAGGGGCAGATGGCGGAGGGCggcccccccggcggcggggaccCGCCCGCCGCCTCAGGCGGGCAGGCAG GTCGTAACCTAAAGGAGTGGCTGCGGGAGCAGTTTTGCGACCACCCCATCGAGCACTGCGAGGACACCCGGCTGCACGATGCGGCCTACGTGGGGGACCTGCCCACCCTCAAGAGCTTGCTGCAAGAGGAGAGCTTCCAAAG CCGGATCAACGAGAAGTCGGTGTGGTGCTGCGGCTGGCTGCCCTGCACGCCACTGCGCATTGCTGCCACTGCTGGCCATGGCCCCTGCGTTGACTTCCTCCTCCGCAAAGGGGCTGAGATCGACCTGGTGGACGTGAAGGGGCAGACCGCCCTCTATGTAGCTGTGGTCAATGGGCACCTTGAGTGTGCcaagatcctcctggaagctggAGCTGACCCCAACGGCAGCCGGCACCACCGCAGCACCCCAGTCTACCACGCGGCACGTGTGGGCCGGGCAGACATCCTCCGGGAGCTGATCAG GTACGGCGCAGATGTGGATGTCAATCACCACCTCACTTCCcggctccccagcctctccctgcggcCCCTCACCACACTGGTGGTCTGCCCACTGTACATCAGCGCTGCCTACCACAACCTCCAGTGCTTCCGGTTGCTCCTCCAGGCAGGAGCCAACCCAGATTTTAATTGCTGCGGGCCCATCAACATCCAAGGCTTCTCCCGGGGCTCCCCGGTGTGTGTGATGGACGCTGTCCTGCGGCATGGCTGTGAAGCAGCGTTTGTCCACCTCTTGATTGACTTTGGAGCCAATCTGAACCTGGTGAAAGTGGAGGCCTTGGGAGTTGAATCCACAGGAAGGGTTAAAGTCAACCCTGAggctctggaggtgttcaaagaaGCAAGGG GACACACCCGGAGCCTCTTGTCTCTCTGCCGCATAGCTGTACGAAGAATACTTGGCAAATCTCGTCTGGATCTGATCCATATCCTTCCAATCCCAGACCCCATTAAACAATTTTTACTTCATGAACACAGTTAA
- the ASB1 gene encoding ankyrin repeat and SOCS box protein 1 isoform X2, which yields MAEGGPPGGGDPPAASGGQAGRNLKEWLREQFCDHPIEHCEDTRLHDAAYVGDLPTLKSLLQEESFQSRINEKSVWCCGWLPCTPLRIAATAGHGPCVDFLLRKGAEIDLVDVKGQTALYVAVVNGHLECAKILLEAGADPNGSRHHRSTPVYHAARVGRADILRELIRYGADVDVNHHLTSRLPSLSLRPLTTLVVCPLYISAAYHNLQCFRLLLQAGANPDFNCCGPINIQGFSRGSPVCVMDAVLRHGCEAAFVHLLIDFGANLNLVKVEALGVESTGRVKVNPEALEVFKEARGHTRSLLSLCRIAVRRILGKSRLDLIHILPIPDPIKQFLLHEHS from the exons ATGGCGGAGGGCggcccccccggcggcggggaccCGCCCGCCGCCTCAGGCGGGCAGGCAG GTCGTAACCTAAAGGAGTGGCTGCGGGAGCAGTTTTGCGACCACCCCATCGAGCACTGCGAGGACACCCGGCTGCACGATGCGGCCTACGTGGGGGACCTGCCCACCCTCAAGAGCTTGCTGCAAGAGGAGAGCTTCCAAAG CCGGATCAACGAGAAGTCGGTGTGGTGCTGCGGCTGGCTGCCCTGCACGCCACTGCGCATTGCTGCCACTGCTGGCCATGGCCCCTGCGTTGACTTCCTCCTCCGCAAAGGGGCTGAGATCGACCTGGTGGACGTGAAGGGGCAGACCGCCCTCTATGTAGCTGTGGTCAATGGGCACCTTGAGTGTGCcaagatcctcctggaagctggAGCTGACCCCAACGGCAGCCGGCACCACCGCAGCACCCCAGTCTACCACGCGGCACGTGTGGGCCGGGCAGACATCCTCCGGGAGCTGATCAG GTACGGCGCAGATGTGGATGTCAATCACCACCTCACTTCCcggctccccagcctctccctgcggcCCCTCACCACACTGGTGGTCTGCCCACTGTACATCAGCGCTGCCTACCACAACCTCCAGTGCTTCCGGTTGCTCCTCCAGGCAGGAGCCAACCCAGATTTTAATTGCTGCGGGCCCATCAACATCCAAGGCTTCTCCCGGGGCTCCCCGGTGTGTGTGATGGACGCTGTCCTGCGGCATGGCTGTGAAGCAGCGTTTGTCCACCTCTTGATTGACTTTGGAGCCAATCTGAACCTGGTGAAAGTGGAGGCCTTGGGAGTTGAATCCACAGGAAGGGTTAAAGTCAACCCTGAggctctggaggtgttcaaagaaGCAAGGG GACACACCCGGAGCCTCTTGTCTCTCTGCCGCATAGCTGTACGAAGAATACTTGGCAAATCTCGTCTGGATCTGATCCATATCCTTCCAATCCCAGACCCCATTAAACAATTTTTACTTCATGAACACAGTTAA